The Trichoderma atroviride chromosome 5, complete sequence genome contains a region encoding:
- a CDS encoding uncharacterized protein (EggNog:ENOG41~antiSMASH:Cluster_5.1~SMCOG1052:Terpene synthase/cyclase metal-binding domain protein) gives MLALSQFLYWIFFWDDEIDTGGELTEDREGTILCCAETNKCIDDCLGPEPNYTPPPGSRGTVEMLYPILRDLRAGLSPVSTMRLKQELHDYVNGVRNQQKVRQEDHLPNPWDHFQMRVDDVGVIPSITQNEYAMEFTLPDWIRRHEAMEEIVLQCTKLTILLNEILSLQKEFRVSQLENLCLLFMNTYDMSIEQSIHKVLGLLKDHYKICIEAEARLPWSTTDEKLNNNIREYIRGCQRLATGTACWSYNCERYFKLSQLNDQQELLLDLSRT, from the exons atgttGGCTCTCTCTCAATTTCTGTACTGG ATATTCTTTTGGGACGACG AAATTGATACCGGTGGAGAGCTCACCGAAGATAGAGAAGGCACGATACTGTGCTGTGCCGAGACTAATAAGTGCATTGACGATTGTCTCGGCCCCGAACCCAACTATACACCTCCTCCTGGCTCCCGAGGCACCGTGGAGATGCTCTATCCCATTCTGAGAGACCTCCGGGCTGGTCTTAGTCCTGTTTCCACTATGCGGTTGAAACAAGAGCTCCACGACTACGTCAATGGGGTAAGAAACCAGCAAAAGGTTCGCCAAGAGGATCACCTTCCAAATCCTTGGGACCATTTCCAAATGCGTGTCGATGATGTTGGAGTCATCCCAAGTATTACTCAGAACGAATATGCCATGGAGTTTACGCTTCCAGATTGGATTCGCAGGCATGAAGCTATGGAAGAGATTGTCCTGCAATGCACTAAGCTGACAATTCTATTGAATGAGATCTTGTCTCTGCAAAAAGAATTT CGAGTTTCTCAACTAGAAAATCTTTGCCTGCTGTTCATGAACACTTATGATATGTCTATTGAACAATCCATTCACAAAGTACTTGGTCTTCTGAAAGATCACTACAAGATCTGTATTGAGGCTGAAGCCAGATTGCCTTGGAGCACCACTGATGAGAAGCTTAACAATAATATTCGTGAGTATATCCGTGGCTGCCAAAGACTGGCAACGGGTACCGCTTGCTGGAG CTACAACTGCGAAAGATATTTCAAATTGAGCCAGCTGAATGATCAACAAGAGCTACTGTTGGATTTATCGCGTACATGA